From one Ooceraea biroi isolate clonal line C1 chromosome 7, Obir_v5.4, whole genome shotgun sequence genomic stretch:
- the LOC105282118 gene encoding LOW QUALITY PROTEIN: fukutin-related protein (The sequence of the model RefSeq protein was modified relative to this genomic sequence to represent the inferred CDS: inserted 2 bases in 1 codon): MTKVILYRDPITENDFENDVASMVESILNSFPEMPVLIVCDELPYPPLELDFANESMKNVKLISLRPEFNRSFEERNPLFYIRTKFVLFLPDATRLSTKQVVQEAVSQASNLGIVIVPVGKTSLHCLELDLRVKEWSLRITRVTGTECDSVIGKHVTMLEARILRKLSDPFLQPFTXRIIIQTTAIGAKIHILKNRFNEGKPLYRNQQTQFRVQQLYRTRERLMFEKLRIKKVTRATGSAEWYGCSRETARCFGSVINGVPSYLYLHRYTPPCCLAGLRRVAHHVIDQLEEVGIRFWLEGQSLLGAVRHGDILPWDHEVQIGLNRDDLARSLWLVRAGSKPVVDDDGFIWEKATEGEFFKVQYSRVNRLHVNLLPFYARNGTMTKDAWFLKNRDFPEHFLHPMSSIEFAGRQVPSPNNIRDFLELKYYKGVIENPELPGKFIFD; the protein is encoded by the exons ATGAC GAAGGTTATATTGTATAGAGATCCTATAACAGAGAACGATTTCGAGAACGATGTGGCGTCCATGGTGGAGTCCATCCTGAATTCCTTCCCCGAGATGCCCGTCCTGATAGTCTGCGATGAGCTGCCGTATCCACCGTTGGAGCTGGACTTCGCCAACGAGAGTATGAAGAATGTCAAATTGATCAGCTTACGGCCCGAGTTTAACAGGTCCTTCGAGGAGAGGAATCCACTGTTCTACATACGCACCAAGTTTGTTCTGTTCCTGCCTGATGCAACGAGGTTGTCGACTAAGCAAGTTGTGCAG GAAGCTGTCTCACAGGCGTCAAATTTGGGGATAGTTATTGTACCAGTGGGCAAGACCTCCTTGCATTGTCTCGAACTAGATTTAAGGGTGAAGGAATGGAGTTTGAGGATAACACGAGTTACGGGAACGGAATGTGACAGTGTAATAGGCAAACATGTAACAATGCTCGAAGCGAGGATTCTAAGGAAACTATCGGATCCATTCCTGCAACCATTCAC ACGCATTATCATTCAAACGACAGCTATCGGCGCGAAG ATACACATATTGAAGAATCGGTTCAACGAAGGGAAACCATTGTATAGAAACCAACAGACTCAGTTCAGGGTGCAGCAGTTGTATCGCACGCGTGAGCGATTGATGTTTGAGAAATTGCGAATAAAAAAAGTCACGAGAGCCACCGGCTCCGCGGAGTGGTACGGCTGTTCGCGAGAGACAGCCAGGTGCTTCGGCTCAGTGATAAACGGCGTGCCGTCGTACCTCTACCTGCATCGATACACGCCGCCTTGTTGCCTGGCCGGACTGAGGAGGGTGGCTCATCACGTTATCGACCAGCTGGAAGAAGTTGGCATACGATTCTGGCTGGAGGGCCAGTCACTGCTGGGAGCGGTGAGGCACGGCGACATTCTGCCGTGGGATCACGAAGTACAAATTGGATTGAACCGAGACGACCTGGCGAGGTCGCTGTGGCTGGTCAGAGCCGGGAGCAAACCGGTCGTTGACGACGACGGCTTCATCTGGGAGAAGGCGACCGAGGGCGAGTTCTTCAAGGTACAATATTCCAGGGTGAATCGCTTGCACGTGAACCTGCTGCCATTCTACGCACGGAACGGCACCATGACGAAGGACGCGTGGTTTCTGAAGAACCGGGACTTCCCGGAGCACTTCCTGCACCCGATGTCGAGCATCGAATTCGCCGGTAGACAAGTGCCAAGTCCGAATAATATTAGGGACTTCCTAGAGCTTAAGTATTACAAGGGTGTGATAGAGAATCCAGAATTACCTGGCAAATTTATCTTTGACTAG
- the LOC113562319 gene encoding LOW QUALITY PROTEIN: MYCBP-associated protein-like (The sequence of the model RefSeq protein was modified relative to this genomic sequence to represent the inferred CDS: inserted 2 bases in 1 codon; deleted 2 bases in 1 codon; substituted 1 base at 1 genomic stop codon): protein MDFARRIGKPDEPPTWKRNGPSFVTSKDKPLSTDANSXDHRLVNWKKWLAERKKLSRRIESTTSRSQVDQLQSFTNRFRGFVEMKDLMEHAAILMVSDKYRGGPEFWRTPEYLPDRDDICLPQISLAPTRKDRNLLPDLMRVGLPDLITKEQSLTALKSKEGSWKRSEYLKRRKYELAEEIVSLLPKEPEMTTLAIRGRTFRKKQPQRRIPPIIITESDNEEDSRTLTKCHSEEADHAVILKIEDWEFTWERSLSKTQPVNTDPTTWSLTFVSKIDEPAEKEIVLENKGTRVIAYHWRDSSFQSSNMIFEKRDSLFFFNKTKGLVLLGQTVRMKVWYLSRNRGIFTESWRLVTKPKLTSSTFVLRFWGCTIDARFAQLADHRAIDEYLDHCVRDSAIRTIIEKIVSNSKWSDLLEPAYETLLSRDDLFSSQNCSHYYYPSIVTQLQKIYRDLANESAQLWNSSLDTLRDILLQTEDTKYRRDTLVRFNDLCKESLTPDQTRYDIVRSSKYDAAYNILCCFTNLFKDKSEFVKNNFLIRRDHVVPRITNRQNSIISLQMLENKTSEYGTHTEKXIDQQPEMLIEEEEGSSNLNVQRYREIFFTHIYKALEDTIEGICASIESYKLDELNERKI, encoded by the exons atggaTTTTGCGCGAAGAATCGGTAAGCCCGACGAGCCTCCAACCTGGAAAAGAAATGGACCGTCATTCGTAACGAGTAAAGATAAACCTCTTTCCACGGATGCGAATTC GGATCATCGTCTCGTTAATTGGAAGAAGTGGCTTGCAGAGCGCAAGAAACTGAGCCGTCGCATTGAGTCTACCACCAGTCGTTCGCAAGTAGATCAGTTACAGAGTTTCACAAACAGATTTCGTGGTTTCGTCGAGATGAAAGACCTGATGGAACATGCAGCCATACTTATGGTCTCTGATAAATATCGCGGTGGACCGGAGTTTTGGCGAACACCTGAATATCTGCCGGATCGTGATGATATTTGTTTACCGCAAATATCGCTAGCCCCCACCAGAAAGGATCGGAACCTCCTTCCAGATTTAATGCGCGTTGGATTGCCGGATTTAATAACGAAGGAACAAAGTCTCACCGCGCTGAAAAGTAAGGAAGGCTCCTGGAAACGCAGTGAGTATTTAAAGAGACGTAAATACGAGTTGGCGGAGGAGATCGTTTCGCTGCTGCCGAAGGAACCAGAAATGACAACGTTGGCCATACGAGGACGTACCTTTAGAAAGAAACAACCCCAACGGCGAATTCCACCTATAATAATTACAGAGTCCGACAATGAAGAGGACTCTAGGACGCTGACAAAGTGTCACTCCGAAGAGGCCGATCATGCAGTAATTCTAAAGATCGAAGATTGGGAATTTACCTGGGAAAGATCCCTCTCTAAGACACAGCCAGTAAACACCGATCCCACTACTTGGTCCCTGACTTTTGTAAGCAAGATCGATGAGCCAgccgaaaaagaaattgtcCTGGAGAACAAAGGAACCCGCGTTATCGCGTACCATTGGCGAGACTCGTCTTTTCAGTCAAGTAACATGATCTTTGAGAAACGCGacagtttgttcttttttaacAAGACGAAAGGCCTCGTTCTCCTCGGACAGACGGTAAGAATGAAGGTCTGGTATCTATCCAGAAACCGCGGAATTTTCACCGAATCTTGGCGACTCGTTACGAAACCAAAATTGACTTCATCGACATTCGTATTACGCTTCTGGGGCTGTACGATCGACGCGCGTTTCGCTCAG CTAGCAGACCATCGAGCGATCGACGAGTATCTGGATCACTGCGTACGTGATTCAGCGATACGCACAATCATCGAGAAAATTGTGAGCAACTCCAAGTGGAGCGATCTGCTGGAGCCGGCTTATGAAACGCTGCTTTCGCGAGATGATCTCTTCAGTTCTCAAAATTGCtcccattattattatcctagTATCGTGACGCAACTGCAGAAGATATACCGCGACCTTGCCAATGAAAGTGCACAACTTTGGAACTCGTCGCTAGATACTCTGCGAGATATTCTTCTACAAACAGAGGATACGAAGTACAGACGAGACACGCTCGTTCGATTCAATGATCTTTGCAAGGAAAGTCTCACGCCTGATCAAACTCGGTACGATATCGTTCGTAGTAGCAAATACGACGCTGCTTATAATATCTTATGCTGTTTCACGAATCTTTTTAAGGATAAAAGTGAATTTGTGAAGAACAATTTCTTGATTCGAAGGGATCATGTCGTACCAAGAATAACAAATCGACAAAACTCTATAATTTCGTTGCAAATGTTGGAGAATAAAACGTCagaatacggaacacatacgGAAAAATGAATCGATCAACAACCAGAAATGCTAatagaggaagaagaaggaagttCCAACTTAAATGTTCAACGTTACAGAGAGATCTTTTTCACTCATATTTATAAGGCTTTGGAAGACACAATAGAAGGAATTTGCGCTAGTATTGAGTCGTATAAACTCGACGAATTAAATGAGcgtaagatataa
- the LOC105288049 gene encoding carbonic anhydrase 1 gives MVRFIQQLVHTDAKLSSPINLNISRMKIVQLNPIKWFNYNVLPKKLKLTNTGYTVILSAKWNAERPYLCGGPYIDNYVFSQIHFHWGRTDMDGSEHYVDGGSMPMELHAVHFKSEYKTQEVALRNNDGVTILVYFFKLQPTPNPLLNDIINALSFVQAAHSSVRLVPFSISSIIRCFQRDYFLYCGCITLNVRNSIIWLISRQPLGISVEQVATFRTLYDERQMPILSNRHPLQDKDNRTDTCMDQININTNDGQRKNNGH, from the exons ATGGTTAGATTCATACAACAATTGGTACACACCGATGCCAAATTGAGCTCACCGATCAATTTGAACATTAGCCGGATGAAAATCGTGCAACTGAATCCTATAAAGTGGTTCAATTATAACGTCCTACCGAAAAAACTTAAACTCACCAACACTGGTTACACTG TAATTCTTAGTGCGAAATGGAATGCGGAACGACCGTATTTATGTGGTGGACCTTATATCGACAACTACGTCTTCTCACAGATCCATTTTCATTGGGGTCGGACTGACATGGATGGTAGCGAGCACTACGTCGACGGTGGAAG CATGCCGATGGAACTACATGCGGTACATTTTAAAAGCGAATACAAGACTCAAGAAGTAGCTCTTCGAAATAACGACGGCGTCACCATCTTGGTATATTTCTTCAAA TTACAGCCAACTCCTAATCCACTCCTCAACGATATCATAAATGCACTATCCTTTGTCCAAGCAGCTCACTCTTCTGTCCGTTTAGTGCCTTTCTCTATTTCAAGCATCATACGATGCTTTCAAcgtgattattttttatattgcggCTGCATAACTTTGAATGTCAGAAACAGTATAATTTGGCTGATTAGCAGACAACCATTGGGAATATCTGTTGAacaa GTTGCGACGTTTCGCACGCTGTACGATGAACGACAAATGCCGATTTTGTCGAATCGTCACCCATTGCAAGATAAAGATAATAGGACTGATACATGCATGGatcaaatcaatattaatactaATGACGGACAACGAAAAAATAATGGACATTGA
- the LOC105288002 gene encoding uncharacterized protein LOC105288002: MTLKHSSGLNSEKWSYGIIYYFTSLYAIYTISAQECFDDGNEFCIDKNDLLSVDLLPGSFLFNDQTIDNASKTTVNEIVDGSFDKALNEMDYHRKRMNEYLCHGYMAEEIFKEVSTPRVKRRPESQPTNSLDNFLGNDNVTIHDKLLADEGSSKYKNWLQRTTMLDDVYRHYAPHKKMKKKQDVQHDDDIEEFDGEITGYAMQAPLPSGKVGFYEPSPEDDMLSSSGHHTFHYGPAFGHQHGDFGHHGDFFPSIHEEYYYAPQHHDHHDEDYHKPSYFKGKGHDLSIRDFFEIALTALAFLAFGLFIIQLLMNTTNNNPPMMMASTGRQRFKRHAIPLPLSTPSNEDLNDLSYRVLRSIEAAMVAEADSGNCLRRMLCEDNRYSKRANDGRRIWVPVWSLGMSWLSGKVLHKNPWSAMLDSVKASILGLGGVDCASFYPGCDLEKERTKRRRRRRK, from the exons ATGACATTAAAACATTCGTCAGGACTGAACAGTGAAAAGTGGTCTTAcggaataatatattattttacgagtCTTTACGCGATTTATACGATATCAGCGCAGGAGTGCTTCGACGACGGCAACGAATTCTGCATCGATAAAAACGATTTGCTATCTGTGGATCTTTTGCCTGGATCGTTCCTCTTCAACGATCAAACAATCGACAATGCTTCCAAGACAACGGTAAACGAAATTGTGGATGGATCTTTTGACAAAGCGTTAAATGAAATGGATTATCACAG GAAAAGAATGAACGAGTATCTTTGTCACGGTTACATGGCAGAAGAGATATTCAAGGAAGTGAGCACTCCTCGAGTGAAACGACGTCCCGAATCTCAGCCGACCAACAGTTTGGACAATTTCTTAGGTAACGATAACGTTACGATTCATGATAAACTTCTGGCGGACGAAGGAAGTTCAAAGTACAAGAATTGGTTGCAACG GACAACAATGCTGGACGATGTGTATCGACACTACGCACCACACaaaaagatgaagaagaaacaAGATGTCCAGCACGACGATGACATCGAGGAGTTCGATGGTGAAATAACGGGTTACGCGATGCAAGCTCCTTTGCCGTCTGGAAAAGTAGGCTTTTACGAGCCATCGCCCGAAG ATGACATGTTGTCGTCGTCGGGACATCATACCTTCCATTACGGACCTGCATTTGGTCACCAACATGGCGACTTCGGGCATCACGGAGATTTTTTCCCATCCATTCACGAGGAGTATTATTACGCGCCGCAACATCACGATCATCATGACGAGGATTATCACAAGCCTTCCTACTTCAAAGGAAAAGGCCACGATCTTTCAATTAGGGACTTCTTCGAAATTGCGCTTACTGCGCTTGCTTTCTTGGCATTCGGTCTATTCATCATTCAATTATTGATGAATACCACG aaTAATAATCCACCTATGATGATGGCCTCTACCGGTAGGCAACGTTTTAAGAGACACGCAATCCCTCTTCCTTTGTCAACTCCTAGCAACGAGGACTTGAATGATTTGTCCTATCGCGTTTTAAGATCCATTGAAGCAGCTATGGTCGCCGAAGCAGATTCCGGTAACTGTCTGCGCAGGATGCTATGCGAGGATAATCGATACTCTAAGCGGGCCAATGATGGCCGTAGGATTTGGGTTCCCGTTTGGAg CTTAGGTATGAGTTGGTTGTCGGGTAAAGTGCTACACAAAAATCCATGGTCGGCAATGTTGGATTCTGTAAAAGCATCTATTCTGGGCTTGGGTGGTGTCGATTGCGCTTCCTTTTATCCCGGATGCGATCTCGAAAAAGAGCGGACTAAAAGACGTcgcagaagaagaaaataa